One window from the genome of Cryptococcus neoformans var. neoformans JEC21 chromosome 12 sequence encodes:
- a CDS encoding mitotic chromosome condensation-related protein, putative produces the protein MAVLHSKRPRMPANSQGIHQQTCINDDAAEKAKRRKSAHFHTVPDHTSISNENENPKNQAGKRVISGLAIQQQGLIQKRGKRLSAVEPNMPEVRIEVKENKYEEWMKLATDNKITANNTWSFALIDYFADLTLLRNGPDDQSINFQKASCTLDGCVKIWTSRVDSVATETGKLLSGLAGGSAETGEDDGSEGEEDEAGEPKTTRKTVRSEATLAKSFAQLQIKKFDLEFTVDPLFKKTSADFDEGGAMGLLMNHLSVDNKLREVFDAGDAVADEQDLDEEKEEGGGGMIDEVVQLEKLRNYIPITKFLADYSINPSLASFHFSSDSSTGNDNDPAIILGLKDSFPVDEYDHYDIPMATADDYNPMDPASNRRSGEGYDFFGSEDYDAVPAYGDGGFDEDGASMMGDPEDGLSAPFHNPANSNGGSLALLGPGSSHLGPFDPHRQGQGHEIVLTLGEGGDIGSGGMFEYFDKGFGKSWAGAEHWRLRKVSRKDMATAGTITTTNSKTKVDKTPFAIDFHTPMVTSLTSSTQALFTPASNKSSITLPSTFAPIRTKNGKAVSGQRQLREERLLPDDMHFSSHQLLRLFLKPQFSLKMRPGGRNMGGMGGMIGADGEIDENFWAAAAKEREGGECAGDEFGSAPAPFESQFFQDDDDYGDMDNDVDFGPIQPNVPVLCGPGEEEDDLWAGTQMELKKARPENVNFTKKAKRVDVKRLKDDIWTGLKDLVPYSDKAGDTDTDDEDSTPSTPPEPSDSEPVKTFSSIIQSLRSTYPPQKMSEISTSFCFICLLHLANEEGLRIESARGDGKEGEDVGCVGIAPVGEDGEVVLGEGLNALLGMLGAGRGGSEGMESTSEGVKKDRVIGELEALKVYKDHAAGRAA, from the exons ATGGCTGTACTCCACAGTAAGCGCCCTCGTATGCCAGCCAACTCTCAAGGCATCCATCAACAAACATGCATCAACGACGACGCAGcagaaaaggcaaagcgGCGCAAATCGGCGCATTTCCATACTGTCCCAGACCATACCAGTATCAGCAACGAGAACGAGAACCCAAAGAACCAAGCCGGGAAGAGGGTAATATCTGGGCTTGCTATCCAGCAACAAGGATTGATCCAAAAGCGCGGGAAGAGGTTGTCTGCGGTGGAACCCAATATGCCGGAAGTTCGAATCGAGGTCAAGGAGAACAAGTACGAGGAATGGATGAAGCTTGCAACTGATAAT AAAATAACTGCCAACAATACGTGGAGTTTTGCCCTTATCGACTACTTTGCCGATCTCACCCTTCTCCGAAATGGCCCTGATGATCAGAGTATTAACTTTCAGAAAGCGAGTTGCACATTGGATGGGTGTGTGAAGATATGGACATCCAGAGTGGATAGTGTGGCCACAGAAACGGGGAAGTTGTTGAGCGGTTTGGCGGGAGGCAGTG CTGAGACaggggaggatgatggttcagaaggcgaggaggatgaggccgGAGAGCCAAAAACAACTAGAAAG ACCGTCCGTTCTGAAGCTACTCTTGCAAAGTCGTTCGCCCAGCTTCAAATTAAAAAGTTCGATCTCGAATTCACCGTCGATCCGCTCTTCAAAAAGACTTCCGCGGATTTTGACGAAGGTGGTGCGATGGGCTTGCTGATGAACCATTTAAGTGTGGATAACAAATTGAGGGAAGTGTTTGATGCCGGTGATGCGGTGGCAGATGAACAGGATctggatgaggaaaaagaagaggggggTGGAGGGATGATTGATGAGGTTGTGCAGCTGGAAAAATTACGAA ATTACATTCCTATCACCAAATTCCTCGCCGACTACTCTATCAACCCCTCTCTCGCCTCGTTCCACTTTAGTTCTGACTCTTCAACCGGAAACGACAATGACCCCGCCATCATTCTTGGGCTCAAAGACTCTTTCCCCGTTGACGAATATGATCATTATGATATCCCAATGGCGACAGCGGATGACTACAACCCGATGGACCCGGCATCCAACCGAAGGAGTGGGGAGGGGTATGATTTCTTTGGAAGTGAGGATTATGATGCTGTACCAGCCTATGGGGATGGCGGTttcgatgaagatggtgcGAGTATGATGGGTGATCCTGAGGACGGCCTCTCCGCTCCTTTTCACAACCCTGCGAACAGTAACGGAGGCTCCCTTGCGCTCCTTGGTCCAGGGTCTTCTCATTTGGGCCCCTTTGATCCCCACCGCCAAGGTCAAGGCCACGAAATTGTGCTCACtttgggagaagggggTGATATCGGGTCAGGAGGGATGTTTGAATACTTTGATAAAGGATTCGGGAAGAGTTGGGCTGGCGCAGAACATTGGAGATTAAGGAAGGTCTCTAGAAAGG ATATGGCTACTGCCGGGACAATTACCACTACAAACTCAAAAACCAAGGTTGACAAGACCCCCTTCGCAATCGATTTCCACACTCCTATGGTTACTTCCCTTACCTCCTCTACTCAAGCGCTCTTCACCCCCGCGTCTAATAAATCGTCTATCACCCTCCCGTCGACTTTTGCCCCCATTAGAACAAAGAACGGCAAGGCAGTGTCGGGCCAGCGTCAGCTTAGGGAAGAGCGCCTTTTACCGGACGACATGCATTTTAGCAGTCACCAGCTTTTGAGGCTGTTTTTGAAGCCCCAATTCTCCTTGAAGATGCGGCCAGGTGGTAGAAACATGGGAGGAATGGGGGGGATGATAGGTGCAGATGGGGAGATTGATGAGAATTTCTGGGCGGCCGCTgcaaaagagagagagggaggtGAATGTGCTGGGGATG AATTTGGTTCTGCTCCTGCACCATTTGAATCCCAGTTCTTCcaagacgacgatgattACGGTGACATGGATAATGACGTCGACTTTGGGCCTATCCAACCTAATGTTCCTGTCCTCTGCGGCCCcggtgaagaggaagacgatcTCTGGGCAGGCACGCAAATGGAATTGAAAAAGGCTCGTCCGGAGAACGTCAATTTTacgaagaaggcgaaaagaGTGGATgtgaagaggttgaaggatgaCATCTGGACGGGTTTGAAAGATCTTGTACCTTATTCCGATAAAGCTGGTGATACAGATaccgacgatgaggatTCCACCCCTTCCACACCTCCTGAACCTTCCGATTCCGAACCGGTCAAGACATTCTCCTCCATTATCCAATCTCTTCGCTCAACTTACCCACCTCAGAAAATGTCTGAAATCTCGACATCATTTTGTTTCATTTGTCTGTTACATCTGGCGAATGAGGAAGGGTTGCGAATCGAGAGTGCGAGAGGGGAcggaaaggaaggggaagatgtgGGCTGCGTGGGAATAGCGCCAGTGGGAGAAGACGGGGAGGTTGTTTTGGGCGAGGGATTAAATGCTTTGCTGGGGATGTTGGGCGCTGGTAGAGGTGGGTCGGAAGGAATGGAAAGCACAAGTGAGGGAGTAAAGAAGGATAGGGTGATTGGCGAGTTGGAGGCATTGAAGGTGTACAAG GATCACGCGGCTGGTCGAGCTGCGTAA
- a CDS encoding uroporphyrin-III C-methyltransferase, putative, whose protein sequence is MSPPASQPPLWISLWMLFTTLIVSWDAGYCLMRPRSLPGGDLSWIWKPYNDFPYGEIDYLYGWKAFNEEDGFTAAQALLNVVEIFLAIGYLYLQHISPRDKPLHAVAPLIGFVGTVMTASKTILYFLQEYFCGWCNVGHNDRRTFWMVWVIPNGTWIILPTIVSIVLGRYIAVALKRDAVYSPVSTSLLRAEFLAEKLASTLTEEPTQLPAALPLTFHPRTLSVLIVGSNRLAASRALTFLEADAKVFLLTSSEEVAKEVKELEEGGRVSLLQNTASDSVAWSELLTKHDISLACVTDTLISTPSRRSLASATIIYQTCLSLHIPVNISDQPHFSTYTFPSVHRFAGADGPSHLQVAVSTNGQGCRMSGRIKREIVSRLPADVGKAVDNVGKLRARAKARAKISEEDDGPLNTPVPQLPTPSISRRNSEEVTQQLSDEEQQLRRMRWVYQMSEYYSFEHLAKISNEEMDKALDIWGQRDEGYLPHHDVKTVNASEKKGRILLIGSGPGHPGLLTMAAHTALRTATLILSDKLVPAEILALIPDSTKLHIAKKFPGNAEGAQNEMMELALEGAQRGETVVRLKQGDPFVYGRGGEEVLYFRQHGFESTVIPGISSALAAPLMMGIPVTQRGVAESLVLCTGVGRQGKAVQLPGYVKSRTLVMLMGVARISQIIEVLTSTTATTATGRDGAAYPPHLPIAVIERASSPDQRVILSTLEKIQPALKQVDERPPGMMLVGWAALALEGKGRVDVLDRSEDDEFEMVESWLAEGQEGEIKGWKVREGLNDEWRGILNGII, encoded by the exons ATGAGCCCCCCAGCCTCCCAGCCACCCCTCTGGATATCACTCTGGATGCTTTTCACGACTCTTATCGTCTCGTGGG ATGCCGGATACTGTCTCATGAGACCACGAAGCTTGCCTGGCGGCGATCTTTCTTGGATATGGAAACCTTACAA CGACTTTCCTTATGGCGAA ATCGACTATCTCTATGGGTGGAAAGCTTtcaacgaagaagatggatttACAGCTGCCCAAG CCCTTCTTAACGTCGTTGAAatcttcctcgccatcgGTTACCTCTATCTCCAACACATTTCCCCTCGAGACAAGCCCTTGCACGCCGTAGCGCCATTAATAGGATTTGTGGGAACTGTTATGACTGCCTCAAAGACAATTTTATACTTCCTTCAGG AATACTTCTGTGGCTGGTGCAATGTTGGTCACAATGACAGGCGGACATTTTGGATGGTTTGGGTTATCCCCAACGGGACATGGATTATTCTCCCTACAATCGTATCTATTGTCCTCGGCCGATACATTGCCGTTGCTCTAAAACGTGATGCCGTCTACTCTCCGGTCTCCACCTCCCTGCTGCGCGCTGAATTTCTCGCCGAGAAATTAGCTTCCACACTTACCGAAGAACCGACCCAACTCCCTGCTGCCCTTCCACTCACTTTCCACCCTCGCACCTTGTCTGTCCTTATTGTCGGTTCCAATCGCCTCGCCGCTAGTCGAGCGCTTACTTTCCTCGAAGCCGACGCCAAGGTTTTCCTTCTCACGTCGTCTGAAGAGGTGGCTAAGGAGGTcaaggagcttgaagaggGTGGTCGGGtttccctcctccagaATACAGCCTCAGATTCTGTCGCCTGGTCAGAACTCCTTACAAAGCATGACATTTCTCTCGCATGCGTTACCGATaccctcatctccactcCTTCTCGACGCTCCCTCGCTTCTGCGACAATCATCTACCAAACCTGTTTGTCGCTTCACATCCCTGTCAACATCTCTGACCAGCCTCATTTCTCCACTTACACTTTCCCCTCTGTACACCGTTTCGCCGGTGCCGATGGCCCTTCGCACTTGCAAGTGGCAGTATCGACTAACGGTCAAGGCTGTCGAATGAGCGGAAGGATAAAGCGAGAGATTGTCAGCAGACTACCTGCAGACGTAGGCAAGGCAGTTGATAACGTTGGGAAACTCCGGGCAAGAGCCAAAGCCCGAGCCAAGATctcggaagaagacgacggaCCTCTCAATACGCCCGTACCCCAACTCCCTACCCCATCCATTTCTCGCCGCAACTCTGAAGAAGTCACCCAGCAGCTGAGCGACGAGGAGCAACAActgagaaggatgagatgggtgTACCAGATGTCAGAGTACTACAGCTTTGAACATCTTGCGAAAATTTCaaatgaagagatggacaAGGCTTTAGATATTTGGGGCCAGCGAGACGAAGGCTACCTTCCTCACCACGACGTGAAGACAGTTAACGCTtcagagaagaaaggcCGTATCCTCCTTATCGGTTCCGGTCCCGGTCACCCTGGTTTACTCACGATGGCCGCCCACACCGCACTCCGCACAGCCaccctcatcctttccgaCAAACTCGTCCCCGCCGAGATCCTTGCACTTATCCCGGACTCTACCAAACTCCACATTGCAAAGAAATTCCCCGGTAACGCCGAAGGCGCCCAGAATGAAATGATGGAACTTGCTCTCGAAGGTGCACAAAGGGGTGAGACAGTGGTCAGGCTGAAACAGGGTGATCCATTCGTATATGGGCGTGGTGGTGAAGAAGTGCTCTACTTCCGACAGCACGGGTTTGAATCAACTGTTATCCCAGGTATCTCCTCCGCTCTCGCCGCGCCGCTCATGATGGGTATCCCCGTCACTCAACGAGGCGTCGCGGAATCTCTTGTCCTCTGTACTGGTGTGGGAAGGCAAGGGAAAGCTGTTCAGCTACCAGGCTATGTCAAATCTAGAACTCTCGTTATGCTCATGGGTGTTGCGCGTATTTCTCAAATCATCGAGGTCCTCACGTCCACTACTGCCACTACTGCCACCGGACGTGATGGCGCTGCTTACCCGCCCCACTTGCCGATCGCCGTTATTGAACGCGCGTCCTCTCCTGATCAGCGAGTAATTCTCTCGACGCTTGAGAAGATTCAGCCGGCGTTGAAGCAGGTGGATGAGAGACCGCCAGGGATGATGCTTGTGG
- a CDS encoding expressed protein: MDKLDALLGPFNPNKMAAKSASDPLKVLVLDATGDEGFSVCKSMLKDGGFNIWGLVPNADTPVARELNRLQVQIVEGELDRPDTFQSQLAGMDGIFIPSDIFSTPESVTCGKSLIDMCKVAGVGHIVFTALDLVPNGEGSDHPGGQILSYIKQTYTGHAEHEDRPHGAHHHLHWTILYPGWKFSKLITLDLFSKVPISKLPTGSREPDAAKELEKNVSRKEGEPAARLTDDDGEEWLLRVPLPDETKIPGYAVEQLGLWVKAAFLNHKKFRESIIQVCSTMVTPLEMADVLSKMAGRPVRTLGLTLEEFFSGDFKTDMGETKWERYRAAAEGHFERDPEASRKIVPEQWNFGQWARQSKELAVLFEEDRDRREEKEQHGRQNDKEK; the protein is encoded by the exons ATGGATAAATTAGACGCTCTTTTAGGTCCATTCAACCCCAACAAGATGGCCGCCAAATCGGCTTCGGACCCACTCAAAGTGCTAGTACTCGACGCTACCGGCGATGAAGGCTTCAGTGTCTGCAAATCTATGCTCAAGGATGGAGGGTTCAATATTTGGGGTTTGGTACCTAATGCGGATACGCCTGTTGCAAGAG AACTGAATAGATTGCAAGTGCAGATTGTGGAGGGAGAGCTTGATAGGCCTGATACATTCCAGAGCCAATTGGCTGGAATGGATGGAATCTTCATTCCTTCCGACA TTTTCTCAACCCCTGAGAGCGTAACCTGTGGTAAATCCCTTATCGATATGTGCAAGGTGGCAGGCGTTGGACACATCGTCTTTACTGCTCTCGATCTGGTACCCAACGGTGAAGGGAGTGATCATCCCGGAGGACAAA TATTATCCTACATCAAGCAAACATACACAGGTCATGCTGAGCACGAAGACCGTCCGCACGGcgcacatcatcatctccactgGACGATCCTCTACCCCGGCTGGAAATTCTCCAAGCTGATCACTCTTGACTTATTTAGCAAAGTACCTATTTCCAAGCTCCCTACTGGGTCTAGGGAGCCTGATGCAGCGAaagagctggagaagaacgTGTCccgaaaggaaggagaaccGGCGGCAAGGCTtactgatgatgatggagaggagtggTTATTGCGAGTGCCATTGCCGGATGAAACCAAGATCCCGGGGTATGCTGTGGAACAACTGGGATTATGGGTCAAAGCTGCATTTTTGAACCACAAAAAATTCAGGG AAAGCATCATCCAAGTCTGCTCCACCATGGTTACACCTCTCGAGATGGCAGATGTTCTTTCCAAAATGGCGGGAAGGCCAGTGCGGACGTTGGGATTGACACTCGAGGAATTCTTCTCTGGAGATTTTAAGACAGATATGGGAGAAACGAAGTGGGAGAGGTATAGAGCTGCTGCAGAGGG CCATTTTGAAAGAGATCCTGAAGCCAGTCGAAAGATCGTTCCTGAACAATGGAATTTTGGCCAATGGGCCCGACAAAGCAAAGAGCTCGCAGTCTTGTTCGAAGAAGACAGGGATCGGcgggaggaaaaggaacaGCATGGGAGACAGAATGATAAAGAAAAGTGA